From the genome of Lotus japonicus ecotype B-129 chromosome 6, LjGifu_v1.2, one region includes:
- the LOC130723941 gene encoding uncharacterized protein LOC130723941, producing MVNDSSNHHHHHSAEMSFRIKQDSRFFSRLMSKETSSANSSSRVFYYGEKSVAAVPFLWEEQPGTPKHPLSETSLPPLTPPPSYYSNSKSGVNRRNSRASAISSVLMRFAGSRKSLVSPSSSWSPDSSVSSSSSSWSLPFSSSPSFSGSRSPSSSAPLKHKRSNGFRGCYPFGNS from the coding sequence ATGGTCAATGATAGTTCcaatcatcaccaccaccactctgcTGAAATGTCCTTCAGAATAAAGCAGGATAGTAGATTCTTCTCTAGGCTAATGTCTAAAGAAACCTCTTCAGCTAACTCATCTTCAAGGGTGTTCTATTATGGAGAGAAATCAGTTGCGGCGGTTCCTTTTCTCTGGGAGGAGCAACCAGGAACACCAAAGCACCCTTTGTCAGAAACCTCTCTGCCTCCTCTAACTCCTCCACCTTCATATTATTCAAATTCTAAGTCCGGCGTGAATCGAAGAAACTCAAGAGCGAGTGCTATTTCAAGCGTTTTGATGAGATTTGCAGGGTCAAGGAAGTCTCTTGTGTCGCCATCGTCGTCGTGGTCGCCGGATTCTTCAGTTTCGTCTTCATCGTCTTCATGGTCGTTGCCGTTTTCATCATCACCCTCGTTTTCAGGGTCAAGATCTCCCTCTTCTTCAGCCCCTTTGAAGCATAAACGTTCGAATGGGTTTAGAGGGTGCTATCCTTTTGGGAACAGTTAG